One window of the Candidatus Zixiibacteriota bacterium genome contains the following:
- a CDS encoding exported hypothetical protein (Evidence 5 : Unknown function) — translation MTLRKTILNLSAVVIILSPKIRAFDTLKVAAALDTANKEVYGAVEYQLPATPPLRSVEFQLFANVYSSDTTPYMREIRGMADYFRQKKQFFGIRIDSFFIDGADRSAELKINYTNATLPGSNDEIFNNKRVKIYFHTMIPEPGDRLSYLRGNYLLDGWFPSPAIIKSDGSWYNPYYGGFTELVGEYYIFDVTFDAPAGLSCIAPVPPAESTLTEGILSYHYQFGPAHDFALILSSEYISDSAVVGGTTIRYYYRDFERSAVPALKESVRRAMEYMTDHVGPYKYKYLNYAYIDFSFVGGLELPALISISSPRGSGLVSRLGSLTATHETVHQWFYGMIGSDQCRAPWMDESISDFFTQKILNFRRSGPYQLLDFWNITFSERDYLRLGAAMASDGLTVTAPAYSFTNDLDYFGTIYSRGALTIETFENIMGEGAAQIFWRHYYDKFLFKHPDYDAFMQTVGEIAGDNMVDMIGPLFNSNEKIDYSVSELENRKLDSVSYEISFILRKTVNLEYSVPYRIILYDGGVLDYHWASEFSSERVVKRLPYPARVVIVDPDSKLTIDTDLMNNSELYSGDNRPGLRLSSGLTFLLESFLSMLGGI, via the coding sequence ATGACATTGCGTAAGACCATCTTAAACCTATCAGCGGTGGTAATAATATTAAGTCCGAAAATCCGGGCATTTGATACGCTTAAAGTTGCCGCCGCTTTAGATACTGCCAATAAGGAAGTATACGGGGCGGTCGAATATCAACTGCCCGCAACTCCCCCATTGAGATCCGTCGAATTTCAATTGTTTGCTAACGTCTATTCCTCCGACACGACCCCCTATATGCGCGAGATTAGAGGAATGGCGGATTATTTTCGCCAGAAGAAGCAATTTTTCGGCATTAGAATTGATTCCTTTTTTATCGACGGCGCCGATCGCAGTGCCGAACTAAAAATCAATTATACAAACGCGACACTTCCCGGATCAAACGATGAAATATTCAACAACAAAAGGGTAAAGATCTATTTCCACACCATGATACCTGAGCCCGGTGACAGATTGTCGTATTTGCGCGGAAATTACCTCCTTGACGGTTGGTTCCCGTCGCCGGCAATCATTAAAAGTGACGGGAGTTGGTACAACCCGTATTATGGGGGATTTACGGAATTGGTAGGGGAATATTACATATTCGATGTCACATTCGACGCTCCGGCGGGCCTGTCATGCATCGCTCCCGTACCTCCGGCCGAATCAACTCTAACCGAGGGCATATTATCATATCATTATCAATTCGGACCGGCGCACGATTTTGCCTTGATCCTGTCGTCTGAATACATTTCGGATAGTGCCGTTGTCGGCGGGACTACTATCAGATATTATTACCGGGATTTTGAAAGATCGGCTGTGCCGGCCCTGAAAGAATCGGTTCGAAGGGCGATGGAGTATATGACGGATCACGTCGGACCTTATAAATACAAATATCTGAATTACGCTTATATCGATTTTTCTTTCGTAGGCGGATTGGAACTTCCGGCCTTGATATCGATTTCATCGCCGCGCGGATCCGGCCTGGTTTCCAGATTGGGGTCATTAACCGCAACCCATGAGACGGTTCATCAGTGGTTCTACGGCATGATCGGTTCCGATCAGTGCCGGGCGCCGTGGATGGATGAATCAATATCGGATTTCTTTACGCAGAAAATCCTGAATTTTCGTCGAAGCGGGCCCTACCAATTATTGGATTTCTGGAACATTACATTTTCGGAGCGGGATTATCTTCGCCTTGGCGCGGCAATGGCTTCCGATGGACTGACTGTCACCGCCCCGGCCTATTCATTTACGAATGACTTGGATTATTTCGGAACAATCTACAGCCGGGGAGCACTGACAATCGAGACTTTCGAGAATATCATGGGGGAGGGAGCCGCTCAAATATTCTGGCGGCATTATTATGACAAATTTCTATTCAAGCATCCCGATTATGATGCTTTTATGCAAACGGTTGGGGAAATTGCCGGCGACAATATGGTTGATATGATCGGACCGCTCTTTAACAGTAATGAGAAAATCGATTATTCTGTTTCCGAACTCGAAAATCGTAAATTGGATTCGGTCTCTTATGAAATTTCATTTATTTTGCGGAAGACGGTGAATCTTGAATATTCCGTGCCTTACCGGATTATTCTCTATGACGGCGGAGTGCTTGACTATCACTGGGCTTCGGAATTTTCCTCGGAGCGAGTAGTGAAGCGATTGCCTTACCCGGCCCGGGTTGTCATAGTGGATCCAGACAGCAAATTGACAATTGATACCGATCTGATGAATAATTCCGAGCTATATAGCGGCGACAATCGACCGGGGTTGCGTTTATCATCGGGCCTGACATTTCTATTAGAATCTTTTTTAAGCATGTTGGGGGGAATTTAA
- the argS gene encoding Arginine--tRNA ligase 1: MADNLRQTAAKITAEAFMILFPDLKDALPHLFAFHAGQIYDRMEAPKNPKMGNYALPLFEIAKSLKKNPVELNKELVEKQTLIVQNHSDYSHFNFEAVGGFNNVRVRVDMLAEYTLGEIINQGREYGSSEQGKGKTVVIDFSSPNIAKPFGVGHLRSTAIGNALYRIYKKLGHEVIGINHLGDWGTQFGKMIVAYRKWGNESQLKNDPVRNLYELYVRFHREEKGNPALADEGREAFKALEEGQSSAVALWQKFKDYSLEYFQKIYAMLGVHFDFNTGESFYNDKMEPVIERLQKAGLTTVSEGALIVPLEEYGLPPCLLKRADGATLYATRDLAGILYRSENFHFDKALYVVNTGQRIHFRQVFTVIELLEEAERIPLEKRIAHRLIHVEFGWIKFDDAVMSTREGNIIFLEEVLDKATRLAKEKILEKNPDLKEVEKTARQIGNGAVIFADLSTRKEKDVNFDWDKVLSFEGETGPYLQYTHARLSSLLRHYGKNITGKIDYSRLNFPEEGRVIELIYKFPETIAEAASGFEPFIIVSYLLELAAAFNKIYQRKDEQGRIDKIISDDIKLTEARMALVHSVRIVIEEGLYLLGLEAPHEM; the protein is encoded by the coding sequence ATGGCAGACAATTTGAGGCAGACGGCCGCCAAAATTACGGCCGAGGCATTTATGATTTTATTTCCCGACCTGAAGGATGCCTTGCCACATCTTTTTGCTTTTCACGCCGGCCAGATATATGACAGAATGGAAGCTCCCAAGAATCCCAAAATGGGGAATTATGCCTTGCCCCTTTTTGAAATTGCCAAAAGCCTTAAAAAAAACCCGGTAGAACTCAATAAAGAACTGGTGGAGAAACAGACTCTGATTGTGCAGAATCATTCCGACTATTCTCATTTTAATTTCGAGGCAGTCGGGGGGTTTAACAATGTTCGAGTCCGGGTGGATATGTTGGCCGAATACACTTTGGGTGAAATTATCAACCAAGGCCGGGAATATGGGTCATCGGAACAAGGGAAGGGCAAAACCGTTGTAATCGATTTTTCCTCGCCCAATATTGCCAAGCCATTTGGTGTGGGTCATCTGCGTTCGACAGCAATCGGCAACGCCCTTTACAGGATTTATAAGAAACTCGGCCATGAGGTTATTGGCATTAACCATCTCGGTGACTGGGGAACCCAATTCGGGAAAATGATTGTGGCCTATAGAAAATGGGGCAACGAGAGCCAATTGAAAAATGACCCTGTCCGCAATTTGTATGAGTTATATGTTCGATTTCATAGGGAAGAAAAGGGAAATCCGGCCCTGGCCGACGAGGGGCGCGAAGCCTTTAAGGCCCTGGAAGAGGGCCAATCGTCGGCAGTTGCCCTGTGGCAGAAATTCAAAGATTATTCCCTCGAATATTTTCAAAAAATTTACGCCATGCTGGGGGTTCATTTTGACTTCAACACGGGAGAATCCTTCTATAACGACAAAATGGAGCCGGTTATTGAGCGGCTGCAGAAGGCCGGACTCACGACAGTATCTGAAGGGGCCCTTATTGTCCCTTTGGAGGAGTATGGATTACCACCCTGCTTACTGAAACGCGCCGATGGCGCCACTCTATATGCCACCCGGGATCTGGCAGGCATATTATATCGCTCTGAAAATTTCCATTTTGATAAAGCCCTTTATGTTGTCAATACCGGGCAAAGGATTCATTTCAGGCAGGTCTTTACGGTAATTGAACTTCTGGAAGAAGCCGAACGTATCCCTCTTGAAAAACGGATCGCTCATCGCCTAATACACGTTGAATTCGGCTGGATAAAATTTGATGATGCCGTGATGTCGACTCGTGAAGGCAATATAATCTTTCTGGAAGAAGTTTTGGACAAAGCAACTCGTCTGGCCAAAGAGAAAATCCTGGAAAAGAATCCCGATCTCAAAGAGGTGGAAAAGACTGCCCGGCAGATTGGCAACGGCGCCGTGATTTTTGCCGATTTGTCGACCCGAAAGGAAAAGGATGTTAATTTTGACTGGGACAAGGTGCTGAGTTTTGAGGGCGAGACAGGGCCATATTTGCAGTATACTCACGCCCGTTTATCATCGCTCTTACGGCACTACGGTAAGAACATAACCGGCAAAATTGATTATTCACGACTGAATTTTCCCGAAGAAGGGCGGGTTATTGAACTTATTTATAAATTTCCCGAGACGATTGCGGAGGCCGCCTCCGGATTCGAGCCGTTTATCATTGTTTCCTATCTCCTGGAGTTGGCCGCGGCCTTTAATAAAATTTATCAGCGGAAAGATGAACAGGGACGAATCGATAAGATCATATCGGATGATATAAAATTGACCGAAGCCAGAATGGCCCTGGTGCATTCGGTGCGAATCGTCATAGAAGAAGGCCTTTATTTATTGGGCCTGGAAGCACCTCATGAAATGTAA
- a CDS encoding Histone deacetylase family protein, which translates to MQIGLAELVQEKKHAAPAGHPENAHRVSFALDHVRKSDLGSKLVFWRPTGTDPSSIIDRVHDPKYISFLRQIAANGGGYLDGDTYVTSGSFEAAWETAAAAAEGVGEIISGKIKRIMLAGRPPGHHAEHQRGMGFCLINNTAVAAEAAVVNYHLERVAVIDWDVHHGNGTQHMFYDRPDVFYISLHRFPFYPGSGATSERGSGKGEGYTLNIPLPQGTGGDAYMYAFTEIISPALKKYEPQIIIITAGFDAHRDDPLGGMNLGGETFGEMTKILVGLAEKYCDGKIFSLFEGGYSPSGNAESLYFHLMELSRK; encoded by the coding sequence ATGCAAATCGGGTTGGCGGAATTGGTTCAGGAAAAAAAACACGCCGCACCGGCCGGTCATCCTGAGAACGCGCACAGGGTTTCGTTCGCTCTGGATCATGTACGCAAATCCGATCTGGGATCGAAATTAGTCTTCTGGCGGCCCACAGGTACGGATCCAAGTTCTATCATTGACAGAGTACACGACCCCAAATATATTTCATTTCTGAGACAAATCGCCGCAAATGGCGGAGGCTATCTTGACGGCGATACCTATGTTACATCGGGAAGTTTCGAAGCTGCCTGGGAGACCGCCGCGGCCGCGGCCGAGGGAGTGGGTGAAATAATCTCGGGTAAAATCAAAAGAATCATGTTGGCAGGGCGCCCCCCGGGGCATCATGCGGAACATCAGCGTGGAATGGGCTTCTGCCTTATAAACAATACAGCTGTTGCCGCCGAAGCGGCGGTTGTTAATTATCATTTGGAAAGGGTCGCGGTTATCGATTGGGATGTCCATCATGGGAACGGCACGCAACATATGTTTTATGACAGGCCGGACGTTTTTTATATTTCTCTGCACCGCTTTCCATTTTATCCCGGTTCCGGAGCGACATCAGAAAGGGGTTCGGGAAAGGGGGAAGGTTATACATTGAATATTCCCCTGCCGCAGGGAACAGGAGGAGATGCGTATATGTATGCATTTACTGAGATTATATCTCCGGCACTGAAGAAGTACGAGCCGCAAATCATTATTATCACGGCCGGATTTGATGCGCACCGCGATGACCCTCTGGGCGGAATGAACCTTGGAGGGGAGACTTTCGGAGAAATGACCAAAATCCTGGTCGGTCTGGCAGAAAAATATTGCGACGGGAAAATATTTTCGCTTTTCGAAGGGGGATACAGCCCTTCGGGGAATGCGGAATCATTATATTTTCATTTGATGGAATTGTCGAGGAAATGA
- a CDS encoding 5-carboxymethyl-2-hydroxymuconate delta-isomerase, producing MMERYVRFDTAEGIRWGVLGEGHITEITCNPALGYELTDIYHQPSQIKLLAPVEPSKIVCVGLNYREHVKESQSATKEPDEPVLFLKPPSALLGPGEKIIYPEMAQRVDYEAELGVIIGRECSNIAEVEAEDYIFGFTCVNDVTARDLQKKDVQWTRAKGFNTFCPVGPWIVDKLKYNDLLVESYLNGELKQSSRTSMMIFPVAVLISFISKVMTLMPGDLISTGTPAGIAPMQVGDRIEVRIEGIGSLANDIA from the coding sequence ATGATGGAAAGATATGTAAGATTTGATACTGCCGAAGGAATCCGCTGGGGAGTTCTCGGCGAGGGCCATATCACGGAAATAACCTGTAATCCGGCGTTAGGATACGAATTAACCGACATTTATCATCAACCATCACAAATCAAGCTTTTGGCGCCGGTGGAGCCGAGCAAGATTGTATGTGTGGGATTGAATTATCGGGAACATGTCAAGGAGTCGCAATCGGCTACCAAAGAGCCGGATGAACCGGTGCTATTTCTCAAGCCTCCGTCGGCGCTTCTTGGACCCGGGGAGAAAATAATCTACCCCGAAATGGCCCAGAGAGTCGATTATGAAGCGGAATTGGGAGTTATAATCGGCCGGGAATGCAGCAATATCGCCGAAGTTGAAGCCGAAGATTATATTTTCGGTTTTACTTGTGTCAATGATGTCACCGCCCGGGATCTTCAGAAGAAAGATGTCCAGTGGACACGGGCCAAGGGCTTCAATACTTTCTGCCCTGTCGGTCCGTGGATTGTCGATAAATTGAAATATAATGATCTCCTGGTCGAGTCATATCTGAATGGGGAACTGAAACAATCCTCTCGAACCTCCATGATGATTTTTCCGGTGGCCGTCCTGATCAGTTTCATTTCGAAGGTTATGACCCTTATGCCGGGCGATTTAATTTCGACCGGGACTCCGGCGGGAATCGCGCCGATGCAGGTCGGCGATAGAATCGAGGTCCGCATTGAGGGGATTGGATCACTGGCGAATGACATTGCGTAA
- a CDS encoding putative Alanyl-tRNA synthetase (Evidence 3 : Putative function from multiple computational evidences) yields the protein MTERLYLNDAYLYDFRAAVVGVRSTDRGFEVLLDRTAFYPEAGGQLFDRGFMDQIPVSAAYETDSDDIVHILDTWSVPIGTIVHGVIDEKRRRENRCKHTGQHILSRAFIETVGAETVSSRLGEIESTIELSASDLSDTVIRNAEDLANDIILKNLPVNIAYYNLEELKSLPVRKIPDREGKFRIIQIGDFDFTACGGTHCRNTGEVGLVKIVGQEKLRGHLRVIFLAGGKAIEDYGEKNQVIEGLTGKFTCHFRDLPAAVDRLMEQEKTLRREVNRLRTINLYNDISKRLLSAPKVGDTILFYGEYDESDPKILKETGLKLCQEQPALLILAFEDKVLIVSSERTGFPASKVAQRLMGACGGKGGGSSSFAQVGGLPREKREEIKRAFMEMIRDEIDR from the coding sequence ATGACGGAAAGACTCTATCTGAACGATGCTTATCTTTATGATTTCAGGGCCGCCGTGGTGGGGGTGAGGTCGACGGACCGCGGGTTTGAAGTTCTGCTGGACAGGACCGCCTTTTATCCGGAAGCCGGGGGGCAATTGTTCGACCGGGGGTTTATGGACCAAATTCCGGTCTCGGCGGCGTACGAAACCGATTCCGATGATATTGTTCATATCCTTGATACGTGGTCGGTGCCGATTGGTACGATTGTGCATGGAGTTATTGATGAGAAAAGAAGACGGGAAAATCGCTGCAAACATACCGGTCAGCATATTTTGTCACGGGCCTTTATTGAGACGGTGGGGGCGGAGACGGTCAGTTCGAGATTGGGGGAAATTGAATCAACGATAGAACTTTCGGCCAGTGATCTCAGCGATACGGTTATAAGAAATGCGGAGGATCTGGCAAACGACATAATCTTAAAGAATCTGCCGGTAAATATCGCATACTACAATTTGGAGGAATTGAAGAGTCTCCCGGTCCGCAAAATTCCGGATAGAGAAGGAAAATTCCGAATAATACAAATAGGTGACTTTGACTTTACGGCCTGCGGAGGAACCCACTGCCGAAATACGGGTGAAGTCGGATTGGTCAAAATAGTAGGACAGGAGAAACTTCGGGGACATCTGCGAGTGATTTTTCTGGCGGGGGGGAAGGCCATCGAAGATTATGGCGAAAAGAATCAGGTTATTGAAGGGCTGACGGGGAAATTCACGTGCCATTTTCGGGATCTGCCGGCCGCTGTCGACAGACTAATGGAACAGGAAAAGACGCTGCGGCGAGAGGTAAATCGCCTTCGTACTATCAATCTCTATAATGATATTTCGAAAAGACTACTATCCGCGCCAAAAGTCGGAGACACAATCTTATTTTATGGGGAATATGACGAGAGCGACCCCAAAATCTTGAAAGAAACGGGACTTAAATTATGTCAGGAGCAACCGGCTCTTTTGATTCTTGCGTTTGAAGATAAGGTCCTGATAGTTTCATCGGAAAGGACCGGATTCCCGGCATCGAAAGTTGCGCAGAGGCTCATGGGGGCATGCGGCGGTAAGGGAGGTGGCAGTAGTTCATTTGCCCAAGTCGGAGGATTACCCAGGGAAAAAAGGGAGGAGATAAAAAGGGCTTTTATGGAAATGATTCGGGATGAAATCGATCGTTAA
- a CDS encoding putative 3-phosphoshikimate 1-carboxyvinyltransferase (Evidence 3 : Putative function from multiple computational evidences; Product type e : enzyme): MDKTITTIRHLPETLSGGNDYYLTQGAIILSLFCDGETIISDYDDSGATDSTLEFLREFGLNYEKSWSQIGIRMPNGFAPSPKREYEFEGGAYPLGLILAVLAGKNIESQIHYTEKVGGHYIDTILRSMVNFGIGLKHDLKERIITISPSVLEPIEQKISSPFPHLKDMLLVLGISSGKSVAIREEYLTSNSLENLILGLGGKVTERESKREIMDDPDDPRRRFRRERPGYRREIMLHPSAKLRGTSVKIPQSQFMMIHLLTLAALKRGHHHFSEIPYSPEIIRWMNYLKSVGIEITEHRKKTEDGLKVVDLEIKSREFKARRASGETVAGLIEYIPLMALLAALSPETSLIRGIREYDLIYTGALGRVAENLGKMGVKCGVFEDGLVIEGTKELNGADFGPFISPGVALAFYIAALAGHGQSHFAGFDIVKNNYGRFVEALEKSSLYKVKLSDQSE; encoded by the coding sequence ATGGATAAAACGATAACGACGATTAGGCACCTGCCTGAAACGCTTTCAGGGGGAAACGATTATTATTTGACCCAAGGTGCCATAATTCTGTCTCTTTTCTGCGACGGGGAGACAATCATAAGCGACTATGACGACAGCGGCGCGACCGATTCCACGTTGGAATTTCTCAGGGAATTCGGATTGAATTATGAAAAGTCATGGTCGCAGATAGGCATAAGGATGCCCAATGGCTTTGCACCTTCGCCAAAGCGAGAGTATGAATTTGAAGGGGGGGCCTACCCGCTTGGCCTCATTCTGGCCGTCCTGGCCGGGAAAAATATTGAGAGCCAGATTCATTATACGGAAAAAGTCGGCGGACATTATATAGATACAATTCTACGATCGATGGTCAATTTCGGCATCGGGTTGAAGCACGACCTGAAGGAGCGAATCATCACCATTTCTCCATCGGTCCTGGAACCGATCGAACAGAAGATTTCATCGCCATTTCCCCATTTGAAGGACATGCTCTTAGTCCTGGGCATCAGTTCCGGGAAATCCGTCGCCATCCGCGAGGAGTATTTGACCAGCAACAGTCTGGAAAACCTCATCTTGGGGTTAGGCGGGAAAGTTACGGAGCGAGAATCCAAGCGGGAAATCATGGATGATCCGGATGATCCGAGAAGGCGTTTCCGTCGCGAACGGCCGGGCTACCGCAGGGAAATTATGCTTCATCCGTCGGCGAAATTACGGGGTACAAGTGTGAAAATACCCCAGAGCCAATTTATGATGATTCATTTATTGACACTGGCGGCCTTGAAGCGAGGGCATCATCATTTTTCCGAGATTCCATATAGCCCGGAAATAATCCGCTGGATGAATTACCTGAAGTCGGTCGGGATCGAAATAACGGAACATCGGAAAAAGACCGAGGACGGTCTCAAGGTGGTTGACCTGGAAATAAAATCACGGGAGTTCAAGGCCCGGAGAGCATCGGGCGAGACGGTCGCAGGGCTCATAGAATATATTCCTTTGATGGCACTTTTGGCCGCATTAAGTCCCGAAACCAGTCTGATCCGCGGCATCAGGGAGTATGATCTTATTTATACCGGGGCTTTGGGAAGAGTCGCCGAAAATTTGGGTAAGATGGGTGTCAAGTGCGGTGTTTTTGAAGATGGTCTGGTGATTGAGGGAACCAAGGAATTAAACGGCGCGGATTTCGGTCCCTTTATCAGTCCAGGAGTCGCTCTGGCCTTCTATATCGCGGCATTGGCGGGGCATGGGCAATCGCACTTTGCCGGATTTGATATTGTCAAAAATAATTACGGCAGGTTTGTAGAAGCTTTGGAAAAGAGTTCATTGTACAAGGTCAAGTTATCGGATCAATCAGAATAA
- a CDS encoding putative multidrug resistance protein NorM (Evidence 3 : Putative function from multiple computational evidences), producing MAKVEHITEGPIYPTILRLAWPILAAMFLEFALSLANYFWVGFLGTAEQDAVTSSMVVTWTVYATISIIVIGITALVSRAIGAGEKERAAYVSKQGLLMAIGAGVFFSTLGIIASPHIMQFLKAGPTVMKIGTPYLRIFFIGVGFFYINDAFGAIFRASGDTRSPMYSYISATILNIILDPLLIFGIGPFPKMGVPGAAIATVISIFAGFLIFIGLILKKKLEFSLGGWYRIKPDFKMMAKIFKIGIPISIQNIIFTCVYWFIIQIVHRFGSPAGAAMGIGNRMESLSFLISFGFSVAASTLVGQNLGAEKPDRAAKCAWATVKLIALETGLVSTIFLTIPGVITGAFTSDPAVHVIARDYLIILGLSQVFMGIEIVLEGSFSGAGNTLPPMIVSIPFSIARLPLAYFLCFSLNIGINGVWWTLTITSFFKAIILFFWFRKGNWKKKKL from the coding sequence ATGGCGAAAGTTGAGCATATCACCGAAGGCCCCATATACCCGACAATTTTGCGTCTGGCCTGGCCAATTCTGGCGGCGATGTTTCTTGAGTTCGCACTGTCATTGGCGAATTATTTCTGGGTCGGCTTTCTGGGGACGGCGGAGCAGGATGCGGTGACCTCATCAATGGTGGTCACCTGGACTGTCTATGCGACAATTTCCATAATTGTGATCGGAATTACGGCGCTCGTTTCCCGGGCAATCGGGGCGGGCGAAAAGGAACGCGCCGCCTATGTTTCCAAGCAGGGATTATTGATGGCAATCGGGGCGGGAGTGTTTTTTTCCACGCTTGGCATAATTGCATCCCCTCACATAATGCAGTTTCTCAAGGCCGGTCCCACGGTTATGAAAATAGGGACGCCATATTTAAGAATATTCTTCATAGGCGTTGGGTTCTTTTACATAAATGATGCTTTCGGCGCCATTTTCCGCGCCTCCGGCGATACCCGATCGCCGATGTACTCTTATATCAGCGCCACCATACTTAATATAATACTGGATCCGCTTCTAATTTTTGGCATAGGGCCGTTTCCGAAGATGGGCGTGCCGGGAGCGGCTATTGCCACGGTCATTTCAATCTTTGCCGGTTTTCTCATTTTTATCGGACTGATTCTGAAGAAAAAATTGGAGTTTTCGCTGGGAGGGTGGTATCGGATCAAGCCGGATTTCAAAATGATGGCCAAAATATTTAAGATAGGCATCCCGATTTCGATACAAAATATCATCTTTACCTGCGTCTACTGGTTCATTATTCAGATCGTTCATCGCTTCGGCTCGCCGGCCGGCGCCGCCATGGGGATAGGCAATCGAATGGAATCCTTGTCATTCCTGATTTCATTCGGTTTCTCAGTGGCGGCCTCAACTCTGGTAGGGCAGAACCTTGGGGCAGAGAAGCCGGATCGGGCCGCTAAATGTGCCTGGGCGACGGTAAAATTGATTGCTCTGGAGACGGGATTAGTTTCAACGATATTCCTGACCATTCCGGGGGTGATAACGGGGGCGTTCACATCAGATCCCGCTGTTCATGTTATTGCGCGCGACTATCTGATCATTCTTGGTTTATCGCAAGTATTCATGGGTATTGAAATCGTTCTCGAAGGCTCGTTTTCCGGCGCCGGGAACACCTTGCCGCCGATGATAGTTTCCATCCCCTTTTCAATAGCCCGCCTGCCGTTGGCCTATTTTTTATGTTTTTCGCTCAATATTGGCATCAATGGGGTGTGGTGGACATTGACAATTACGTCATTTTTTAAGGCCATCATACTTTTCTTCTGGTTTCGGAAAGGGAACTGGAAAAAGAAGAAATTGTAG
- a CDS encoding membrane hypothetical protein (Evidence 5 : Unknown function) has translation MLKIFGNFSRLLRYRSLWLYLFLMKLIFSFLLVVPFFLESNGRLASSVHSGSLITDWNIGVLVELFTKQSELPVAFLLFIFAGGTIFAVLMQFLNGGIYFQIVSGEKEVIGRREFFAECGANFAMHLKIALFMMVVYLVLLPASLFLINMIGVAGQSLMGAAALVFLLIKGGIIFLIFLAASIFSDSVRAASAAHPDWPFKEILKSGSVFFRPNMTKALGIFLVTYVPFVLIWIAAESLSWGAVGLFGGMAGIVVEFLLFQVSSFARTGQKLWYLINFGLKYKDADPGRFLPEQVQLELD, from the coding sequence ATGCTCAAGATTTTCGGCAACTTCTCCCGACTTCTAAGGTACCGCTCGCTGTGGCTATATCTTTTCCTTATGAAACTGATATTTTCGTTCTTATTGGTAGTTCCGTTCTTTCTGGAATCCAATGGCCGGCTGGCCTCGTCGGTGCATTCCGGTTCCCTCATTACTGATTGGAATATCGGTGTTCTGGTAGAGCTATTCACAAAGCAAAGTGAATTACCTGTGGCCTTTTTGCTTTTCATTTTTGCCGGAGGTACAATTTTTGCGGTTCTCATGCAGTTTTTGAACGGCGGCATTTATTTCCAGATAGTCTCCGGCGAGAAGGAGGTCATTGGCAGGCGCGAATTTTTCGCCGAATGCGGGGCGAATTTTGCGATGCATTTGAAAATAGCCCTTTTCATGATGGTCGTATATCTGGTTTTGCTCCCGGCGTCGCTATTTTTAATTAATATGATTGGTGTGGCGGGACAGAGTCTCATGGGCGCGGCCGCTCTCGTTTTCCTGCTTATAAAGGGGGGGATAATTTTCCTGATATTCCTGGCGGCGTCCATATTTTCCGATTCGGTGAGGGCAGCATCGGCCGCCCACCCGGACTGGCCGTTCAAAGAGATTCTAAAATCGGGCTCCGTTTTCTTTCGGCCGAATATGACAAAAGCTCTCGGGATATTTTTGGTCACTTATGTTCCGTTTGTCCTGATATGGATAGCGGCGGAATCTCTCTCATGGGGGGCCGTAGGTCTTTTTGGGGGAATGGCTGGAATAGTTGTCGAATTTCTGCTTTTTCAAGTTTCATCATTTGCCAGGACCGGTCAGAAATTGTGGTATCTAATCAATTTCGGATTAAAATATAAAGATGCCGATCCGGGGCGGTTCCTTCCCGAACAGGTGCAGCTTGAACTCGATTGA